One genomic region from Thermomicrobium sp. 4228-Ro encodes:
- a CDS encoding right-handed parallel beta-helix repeat-containing protein, which yields MHWKGLQVTLLVGSLALAAVGGALVFASPIGAAEVTISVTGTSDGTGACSGSGASLTCPTLRAAVLAANDLTEPVTIDLAAGSYRLDIPPATDDTAETGDLDITKRGGALTVRGQGSSQTAIAGGWAGEADRLFDVGPGATVVLDGVRLTGGQAVHDDARDHDGGAIWVGGVLQLGEVAFEGNHAAADGGAIYVAPSGTVTTLTGARVTFRENTAGESGEDGTPGKGGALAVAGTVVLDGTVAFTGNSATETGGAVHVAGGRVVLGSRVVIGGTADGAANQAGTDGGGLALDGGQVELQGTLVQGNRVPTDVTEGDSGRGGGIWVAKGLLTLRNAVVAGNRASNGGGIATDQGRLTALDSEIRDNRATHGGGGIAVVGAGNVEVVGGTIAGNVAENGDGGGIANAGTVALSRTVIENNLAEAGSGGGIANDGTLDLSSPDTVIVRNNRARLGGGIASIGSGRLRSLIVQGNLATQDGGGIWSRGELVLEGATIEGNRSQAAGGGIYHEGSKALTLLGGTVVRNNQAVLDGGGIVGLGKVILTSVTIEANSTSGSGGGVVAAAQADLQRVQLIDNQAVNDAGGLLVLETGKVTVTDTAVRRSTAGQLGGGIVVRNGGQLTMSASSITENQASSYGGGIAVLGTAAFTNVTVSTNVSQQRGGGLWVGPQGTATLSFVTIASNAAAAGGALYNDGGTVTVQGTLIAASPGGGNCGGLAPGSLGTNLEDRDSCLLRREGDLVNAMAGLQPLQVDPAGGTLFHALGLGSPAVDAAGTQKCPKEDQLHVERPQGPACDIGAYEYPVPQVTPMPTAGPTSTAVSATPTARPVTPTPALGVGSPIVAPRATPTPTIGLPATGTSGDGSGQRALGFGLVVIGLAGAMLGGVGLVRSNRRTEREPE from the coding sequence GTGCACTGGAAAGGTTTGCAGGTTACGTTGCTCGTGGGGTCGCTGGCACTGGCGGCGGTTGGCGGGGCGCTCGTGTTCGCGTCGCCGATCGGCGCTGCTGAGGTCACCATCAGTGTGACAGGAACCAGTGACGGTACCGGTGCCTGCTCGGGTTCCGGAGCGAGTCTGACGTGCCCGACGCTCCGCGCAGCTGTCCTCGCGGCGAACGACCTGACCGAGCCGGTCACGATCGACTTGGCGGCCGGTTCTTATCGACTGGATATCCCTCCGGCAACGGACGACACTGCGGAGACCGGTGACCTCGATATTACCAAGCGGGGCGGGGCGTTAACGGTACGCGGCCAGGGCTCGAGCCAGACGGCGATCGCGGGTGGATGGGCCGGCGAGGCAGACCGGTTGTTCGACGTGGGGCCAGGGGCGACCGTCGTCCTCGACGGTGTGCGCCTCACCGGTGGTCAGGCGGTGCACGACGACGCACGCGATCACGACGGTGGCGCGATCTGGGTCGGCGGCGTGCTGCAGCTGGGTGAGGTGGCCTTCGAGGGGAACCATGCCGCTGCAGACGGCGGGGCGATCTACGTCGCACCTTCAGGAACCGTGACGACGCTCACGGGAGCGCGGGTCACCTTCCGGGAGAACACCGCTGGTGAATCCGGGGAGGACGGTACTCCCGGCAAGGGGGGCGCGCTCGCGGTCGCGGGAACAGTGGTACTCGACGGCACGGTGGCGTTCACCGGCAACAGTGCAACGGAGACCGGTGGCGCGGTGCACGTCGCGGGTGGTCGGGTGGTTCTCGGTAGCCGGGTCGTCATCGGTGGGACAGCTGACGGTGCTGCGAACCAGGCTGGGACGGATGGAGGCGGTCTCGCGCTCGACGGTGGGCAGGTCGAGCTGCAGGGCACACTGGTGCAGGGGAACCGAGTGCCCACCGATGTCACCGAAGGAGACAGTGGCCGCGGTGGCGGGATCTGGGTCGCGAAGGGGCTGCTCACGCTGCGGAACGCGGTCGTGGCGGGTAACCGGGCTTCCAACGGTGGTGGTATCGCGACCGACCAGGGCAGGCTGACGGCCCTGGACAGCGAGATCCGGGACAACCGCGCGACGCACGGTGGAGGCGGTATCGCCGTCGTGGGGGCGGGGAATGTCGAGGTGGTCGGTGGGACCATCGCCGGTAACGTGGCCGAGAACGGTGACGGCGGCGGGATCGCCAATGCCGGCACGGTCGCGCTCTCCCGGACGGTGATCGAGAACAACCTCGCCGAAGCTGGGTCAGGAGGTGGTATCGCTAACGACGGCACGCTCGACCTGAGTTCGCCGGACACGGTGATCGTGCGGAACAACCGAGCGCGACTCGGTGGCGGCATCGCTAGTATCGGGAGCGGACGCCTGCGCAGCCTGATCGTGCAGGGCAACCTGGCGACGCAAGACGGCGGCGGTATCTGGAGCCGCGGAGAGCTCGTCCTGGAGGGTGCGACGATCGAAGGGAATCGATCGCAAGCCGCGGGTGGCGGTATCTACCATGAGGGGAGCAAGGCCCTCACGCTCCTCGGCGGTACTGTCGTCCGCAACAACCAGGCGGTACTCGATGGGGGCGGGATCGTTGGACTCGGCAAGGTGATCCTCACGAGCGTCACGATCGAGGCGAACAGCACGAGCGGGTCCGGTGGAGGAGTCGTGGCTGCGGCCCAGGCTGACCTGCAGCGGGTGCAGCTGATCGACAACCAGGCGGTGAACGATGCAGGCGGGCTTCTGGTGCTCGAGACCGGAAAGGTGACCGTGACCGATACAGCGGTGCGGCGGAGCACCGCGGGGCAGTTGGGGGGCGGCATCGTCGTGCGGAATGGTGGGCAATTGACGATGTCGGCAAGTTCGATCACCGAGAATCAGGCGAGTTCCTATGGCGGTGGTATCGCCGTTCTCGGGACAGCGGCCTTCACGAACGTGACGGTGAGTACCAATGTCAGCCAGCAACGGGGTGGTGGCCTGTGGGTCGGCCCGCAGGGGACAGCGACGCTGTCGTTCGTGACGATCGCCTCGAACGCAGCTGCTGCGGGTGGGGCGCTCTATAACGACGGGGGAACAGTCACGGTGCAGGGTACCCTGATCGCGGCGAGCCCGGGTGGGGGGAACTGTGGCGGCCTGGCGCCAGGGTCGCTCGGGACCAATCTCGAGGACCGTGACAGTTGTCTCCTGCGAAGGGAAGGTGACCTCGTCAACGCGATGGCTGGGCTGCAGCCACTCCAGGTCGATCCGGCTGGTGGAACGCTGTTCCACGCGCTCGGCCTGGGGAGCCCGGCAGTGGATGCAGCAGGAACGCAGAAGTGTCCGAAGGAGGACCAACTGCACGTGGAGCGGCCGCAAGGGCCAGCCTGCGATATCGGTGCCTACGAATACCCAGTGCCGCAAGTCACACCGATGCCGACGGCTGGCCCCACCAGTACGGCGGTCAGCGCGACGCCGACAGCACGCCCGGTGACACCGACACCGGCGCTCGGAGTCGGTTCGCCGATCGTCGCACCGAGGGCGACCCCGACACCGACGATCGGGCTACCAGCGACGGGGACGAGCGGTGACGGGAGCGGGCAGCGGGCACTCGGGTTCGGTCTCGTGGTCATCGGACTCGCCGGCGCCATGCTCGGGGGTGTCGGACTGGTCCGCTCGAACCGGCGGACGGAGCGGGAACCGGAGTGA
- a CDS encoding peptidoglycan DD-metalloendopeptidase family protein yields MAGITIPPEILATMPARFGVRSPQLGGPTSRSAQFWTLLAQRGIVSNTGVGSTSGANAASDSLAALRGSWPVSGAVTSTYGPRSLLPGETLHTGIDIAVPEGTPVRATASGTVRFVGNTDGYGLRVEIDHGNGVTTLYAHLSAAAVAPGQRVERGQVIGRSGNTGASTGPHLHYEIRQNGRAIDPAPFLQATGDARVDRRALPVPFGQLIAVTAQRYGLDPALLAAMVQVESGFDPRAVSPAGAKGLLQLMDGTATALGVRDPFDPAQNLDGGARYFRELLDRFGGDVRLALAAYNAGPAAVQRAGGIPPYPETQRYVEAVLATWRSLGGTG; encoded by the coding sequence ATGGCGGGAATCACGATCCCACCCGAAATTCTCGCGACGATGCCAGCGCGGTTCGGTGTTCGCTCGCCGCAGCTGGGCGGGCCGACATCGCGGTCGGCGCAATTCTGGACGCTGCTGGCCCAGCGTGGGATCGTCTCCAACACGGGCGTTGGATCGACGAGCGGAGCGAACGCCGCGAGCGATTCGCTGGCCGCCTTGCGAGGCTCGTGGCCGGTCTCCGGTGCGGTGACCTCGACCTACGGTCCGCGGTCGCTCTTGCCAGGAGAGACGCTCCATACCGGTATCGACATCGCTGTTCCGGAAGGAACGCCGGTGCGGGCGACAGCGAGCGGCACGGTGCGCTTCGTCGGCAATACCGACGGTTACGGGCTACGTGTCGAGATCGATCACGGGAACGGCGTGACGACGCTGTACGCGCATCTGAGTGCGGCTGCGGTCGCACCCGGTCAGCGGGTCGAACGTGGCCAGGTGATCGGCCGGAGCGGCAATACTGGTGCCTCGACTGGGCCGCATTTGCATTACGAGATCCGCCAGAACGGGCGGGCGATCGACCCTGCGCCGTTTCTGCAGGCGACTGGGGACGCGCGAGTGGACCGCCGTGCGCTCCCGGTTCCCTTCGGTCAGTTGATCGCGGTGACTGCGCAGCGTTACGGGCTCGACCCGGCGCTCCTGGCCGCGATGGTGCAGGTGGAGAGCGGGTTCGACCCACGGGCCGTTTCACCGGCGGGCGCGAAGGGGCTCTTGCAGCTCATGGACGGAACCGCGACGGCGCTCGGCGTACGCGATCCGTTCGATCCGGCTCAGAACCTGGACGGTGGTGCACGGTACTTCCGAGAGCTTTTGGACCGTTTCGGCGGTGACGTGCGACTGGCGCTGGCCGCATACAACGCTGGTCCGGCGGCAGTCCAGCGTGCGGGTGGGATCCCGCCGTACCCGGAGACGCAGCGATACGTGGAGGCGGTGCTCGCGACGTGGCGCAGTCTGGGCGGAACGGGATGA
- the fliJ gene encoding flagellar export protein FliJ, with product MVRALRQRAGRMTRLLEHRQKLVEDAQRELAERQRWVATCQGALDELAASQRALAVSLAALAGKPVDPVVLAGAESYEAWLVRRRDEQEALLEEAKRRAEQARVALIAQRREAKKLEVMRSRWLTAARQLEQKAEEAMLDDVATVRAAYRLQARDGSV from the coding sequence ATGGTACGCGCGCTCCGCCAGCGAGCCGGACGGATGACGCGGCTCCTCGAACACCGGCAGAAGCTCGTCGAAGACGCACAGCGGGAGCTAGCTGAACGACAGCGCTGGGTGGCGACCTGTCAGGGAGCTCTGGACGAACTCGCCGCATCGCAGCGGGCACTGGCCGTCAGTCTGGCAGCACTGGCAGGTAAGCCGGTCGACCCGGTGGTGTTGGCCGGGGCGGAGTCGTACGAAGCCTGGCTGGTGCGACGCCGGGACGAGCAAGAGGCACTGCTGGAAGAGGCGAAACGACGTGCCGAACAGGCACGCGTAGCGCTGATCGCCCAGCGGCGGGAAGCCAAGAAGCTCGAGGTGATGCGTTCACGGTGGCTGACGGCGGCACGGCAGCTCGAGCAGAAAGCCGAGGAGGCGATGCTCGACGACGTCGCGACTGTCCGCGCAGCGTACCGGCTGCAGGCGCGTGACGGATCGGTCTGA
- a CDS encoding flagellar hook protein FlgE, with the protein MMRSMFSAISGLRAHQTWMDVIGNNIANVNTTGFKVGRVRFTDILSQLVRGASGPTEQRGGINPLQIGLGSVVGAVDTIHTQGALQLTGKPSDLAIQGDGFFVVSDGSQTLYTRDGAFDIGSDLRLVNPSTGFYVLGWQADADGKVDTAGPVGPITIPIGQQLDAVPTTQLTVQGNLDANQSTAATPPHYVTKVSVVDSQGKRHEFYILFEKTGANTWDYTIQQDDPRTSADEDAADPDFTLGGATTGTLQFDANGNLDLTNSTIGAVDLDATAGGAGIVSVTPDFSRLTQLAAPSTANAAANGAPAGSLTTFTVSQSGEVLGIYSNGVTKVIGQIALALFTNPGGLMKVGGNAYLPTVNSGEPIVGPADSGGRGKIASGYLEMSNVDLAQEFTSMIMAQRGFQANSRVITTSDEVLQELVNLRR; encoded by the coding sequence ATGATGCGATCGATGTTTTCCGCGATCTCCGGGTTGCGAGCACACCAGACGTGGATGGACGTGATCGGCAACAACATCGCCAACGTCAACACCACCGGCTTCAAGGTCGGGCGCGTGCGCTTCACGGATATCCTGAGCCAGCTGGTGCGCGGGGCGAGCGGCCCGACCGAGCAGCGGGGCGGCATCAACCCGCTGCAGATCGGACTCGGTTCAGTCGTCGGCGCGGTCGATACGATCCACACCCAGGGAGCGCTGCAGCTCACCGGGAAGCCGAGCGACCTCGCGATCCAGGGTGACGGCTTCTTCGTGGTGAGCGATGGCTCGCAGACGCTCTACACGCGGGACGGAGCGTTCGATATCGGTTCGGATCTCCGACTGGTCAACCCGTCGACCGGTTTCTACGTGCTCGGCTGGCAAGCGGATGCCGACGGCAAGGTCGATACGGCCGGGCCGGTGGGGCCTATCACCATTCCGATCGGGCAGCAACTCGATGCCGTGCCGACGACCCAGCTCACGGTGCAGGGGAACCTGGACGCGAACCAGAGTACCGCAGCGACCCCGCCGCACTACGTGACCAAGGTGAGCGTGGTCGACTCGCAAGGGAAGCGACACGAGTTCTATATCCTCTTCGAGAAGACGGGTGCGAACACGTGGGACTACACGATCCAGCAAGACGATCCCCGGACGTCGGCGGACGAAGACGCAGCCGATCCAGACTTCACGCTCGGTGGGGCGACGACGGGGACGCTCCAGTTCGACGCGAATGGGAATCTCGATTTGACCAACTCGACGATCGGAGCGGTCGACCTGGATGCGACAGCCGGTGGGGCGGGGATAGTGAGCGTCACCCCGGACTTCTCACGGTTGACGCAGCTCGCGGCCCCGTCCACGGCGAACGCTGCGGCCAACGGCGCACCGGCTGGCTCGCTGACGACGTTCACGGTGAGCCAGTCGGGCGAGGTGCTGGGTATCTACTCCAACGGCGTGACGAAGGTGATCGGGCAGATCGCGCTGGCGCTGTTCACCAATCCTGGTGGTCTCATGAAGGTCGGCGGGAATGCGTACTTGCCGACGGTCAACTCCGGTGAGCCGATCGTCGGTCCAGCTGACTCGGGAGGACGCGGCAAGATCGCCAGCGGCTATCTGGAGATGTCGAACGTCGACCTGGCGCAGGAGTTCACCAGCATGATCATGGCCCAGCGCGGATTCCAGGCGAACTCGCGTGTCATTACGACGAGCGACGAAGTCCTGCAGGAACTCGTGAACTTGCGCCGGTAG
- a CDS encoding FliH/SctL family protein has translation MASGRVVKGDRATVAGSALVLPQPSAADRERAVQLLAEAEERAREIVAAAEAEAAALRSAVEAEIENWRRQLWETALAEARTHLEKELAAEQRALLARLHDLVERAVIQEQEIRHAYAHLVLELSVLIAETILRREVARDDGLLGRLVETALAQAPRAPVTHLIVHPDDVERARAWLAAAWDGRPPVEVAGDPHVDRGSCVLGTPVGFVDARLSTQLEAIRRALAEVADEW, from the coding sequence TTGGCTAGCGGTCGCGTGGTCAAGGGGGATAGGGCGACGGTGGCGGGAAGCGCACTGGTACTTCCCCAACCGTCCGCTGCTGACCGGGAGCGTGCGGTGCAACTTCTCGCGGAGGCGGAAGAGCGGGCCCGGGAAATCGTGGCCGCAGCGGAAGCGGAGGCTGCGGCCTTGCGATCCGCAGTCGAGGCCGAAATCGAAAACTGGCGACGGCAGCTCTGGGAAACGGCACTGGCTGAAGCGCGGACGCACCTTGAAAAGGAACTGGCAGCGGAACAGCGGGCGCTCTTGGCACGGCTGCACGATCTCGTCGAGCGAGCGGTCATCCAGGAACAGGAGATCCGTCACGCATACGCGCATCTCGTCCTCGAGCTGAGTGTGCTGATCGCCGAGACGATTCTGCGGCGCGAGGTTGCCCGCGACGATGGCCTGCTCGGCCGGCTCGTCGAGACAGCTCTGGCTCAGGCGCCGCGTGCACCGGTTACACATCTCATCGTCCACCCGGACGATGTCGAGCGGGCACGCGCGTGGCTGGCTGCTGCCTGGGACGGCCGCCCACCCGTCGAGGTAGCCGGTGACCCACATGTCGATCGCGGTAGTTGCGTGCTCGGTACCCCGGTCGGGTTCGTTGATGCGCGGCTGTCCACGCAGCTGGAAGCGATTCGGCGAGCGCTTGCGGAGGTAGCCGATGAGTGGTGA
- a CDS encoding flagellar hook capping FlgD N-terminal domain-containing protein yields the protein MSVNGITASSPATTSSTGNTGSVGPGGRLDKHAFLMLLVAQLKNQDPLNPMQDREFIAQLAQLNALEQLQQLNETVAAMAQHAALGQVASYLGKVVSGLERSSRELVSGTVVRATILDGTAVLELDSGQRVAVQDVVSVAMPKEGNDTRAGDSSSGRTGDGGADTPTLPGEA from the coding sequence ATGAGCGTGAACGGCATTACGGCCAGCAGCCCCGCGACGACGAGTTCGACTGGGAACACCGGTTCGGTCGGGCCAGGTGGGAGGCTGGACAAGCACGCGTTCCTGATGCTGCTGGTCGCCCAGCTCAAGAACCAGGACCCGCTCAATCCGATGCAGGACCGCGAATTCATCGCACAGCTCGCGCAACTCAACGCGCTAGAGCAGCTCCAGCAGCTCAACGAGACGGTCGCGGCCATGGCTCAGCATGCGGCGCTCGGCCAGGTGGCGAGCTATCTCGGCAAAGTGGTGAGCGGGTTGGAGCGCTCGAGTCGCGAGCTGGTGAGCGGGACGGTGGTGCGGGCAACGATCCTGGACGGTACCGCGGTGCTCGAGCTGGATAGTGGACAGCGGGTGGCCGTGCAGGACGTCGTGAGCGTGGCCATGCCGAAAGAAGGGAACGACACGCGAGCTGGTGACAGCAGCTCCGGGCGTACAGGGGACGGCGGTGCGGACACGCCAACGTTGCCCGGTGAGGCGTAA
- a CDS encoding FliI/YscN family ATPase, protein MSGDQLLERFRERLCGFEPIRREGRVVRGIGLTVEAIGLDLEIGDLCHIFPSFAEEGRLAAEVVGFHDERLVLVPLAELRGVRHGSRVVPAPEALHVPVGPELLGRVIDGLGRPIDGKGPLRCRRRVRLGGTPPSPLQRAPIREILPTGVRAIDATLTCGRGQRLGIFAGSGVGKSTLLGMISRNAVCDVRVIGLIGERGREVQEFIERDLGPEGLERAVLVVSTSDQPALMRIKAAWTATLIAEYFRDRGMSVVLMMDSVTRLAMAQREVGLAAGEPPATRGYPPSVFALLPRLLERAGNAERGSITAFYTVLVEGDDLNEPISDTVRGILDGHIVLSRSLADRGHFPAIDILASVSRLMPNLVSPEQWQLASEVRELLAAYESARDLIDIGAYVSGSNPTVDRALALLPELRRFLQQRPEEKAPFAATLEWLGRIVRGRGGVDPRERARTPVEA, encoded by the coding sequence ATGAGTGGTGACCAGCTGCTCGAGCGGTTCCGCGAACGTCTGTGTGGCTTCGAGCCGATCCGGCGGGAAGGGCGGGTGGTGCGCGGTATCGGGTTGACGGTCGAAGCGATCGGGCTCGACCTGGAAATCGGCGATCTCTGCCACATCTTCCCCAGCTTCGCGGAAGAGGGGCGCCTGGCAGCGGAGGTGGTCGGCTTTCACGACGAGCGTCTCGTGCTGGTGCCACTCGCTGAGCTCCGTGGGGTGCGACACGGGAGCCGGGTGGTTCCAGCACCGGAGGCGCTGCACGTGCCGGTGGGGCCGGAGCTGCTCGGGCGGGTGATCGATGGCCTGGGGCGCCCGATCGACGGGAAGGGGCCCTTGCGTTGTCGGCGACGTGTGCGGCTGGGGGGCACGCCGCCCAGTCCGCTCCAGCGGGCACCGATCCGCGAGATCCTGCCGACCGGTGTGCGGGCGATCGACGCGACCTTGACGTGTGGACGCGGCCAGCGTCTCGGAATCTTCGCTGGTTCTGGGGTGGGGAAGAGTACCTTGCTCGGGATGATCAGTCGCAACGCAGTTTGCGACGTGCGGGTGATCGGGTTGATCGGCGAGCGCGGGCGGGAAGTGCAGGAGTTCATCGAGCGCGACCTCGGCCCGGAAGGGCTGGAGCGCGCGGTACTCGTGGTCTCGACCTCCGACCAACCGGCACTCATGCGGATCAAGGCAGCCTGGACGGCGACGCTCATCGCCGAATACTTCCGCGACCGTGGCATGAGCGTGGTGCTGATGATGGACTCGGTAACGCGGCTGGCGATGGCTCAGCGCGAGGTGGGTCTGGCGGCTGGTGAGCCGCCGGCGACGCGTGGCTACCCACCGTCGGTGTTCGCGCTGCTCCCACGGCTGCTCGAACGAGCGGGCAACGCCGAGCGGGGCAGTATCACCGCGTTTTACACCGTTCTCGTCGAAGGTGACGACCTGAACGAGCCGATCAGCGACACGGTGCGGGGAATCTTGGACGGTCACATCGTGCTCTCGCGGTCGCTGGCTGACCGTGGACATTTCCCTGCGATCGACATCCTCGCGAGCGTCAGCCGTCTGATGCCCAACCTGGTGAGTCCGGAACAGTGGCAGCTGGCGAGCGAGGTGCGGGAGTTGCTCGCTGCCTACGAGAGTGCGCGCGACCTCATCGATATCGGCGCGTACGTCAGCGGATCGAACCCGACAGTCGACCGGGCACTGGCATTGCTGCCCGAGTTGCGGCGCTTCCTGCAGCAGCGGCCCGAGGAGAAGGCACCGTTCGCTGCCACGCTGGAGTGGCTGGGACGGATCGTCCGTGGCCGAGGAGGTGTGGATCCACGAGAACGCGCACGAACACCGGTGGAGGCGTAG
- a CDS encoding flagellar hook-length control protein FliK, with protein MVLPISSPTVNEGMPRGPGSVAPTTGDAFLLLLAAFLGLGEAAASVADGDASAPKLDASGQAESPKKVLRDEHDVFALLALTGSFPIPVGVRASPVLGEEASLPSPEVAPVGVQTVSAVGPAQQLAQPVTGDGSPSLAPSGEQTATSLAESLAAATSAGAGLAEVEGALRDAAPLAGVLATEESAAGTVSQLLGSVAVPGKTEQARVRTGQPRQIPAEAAVGSDAVSQAGQVVPRTAKVGDAVLIPEPANLEGVLSRHSVEPERAAAEERIGILPNAATVPGIEQRGLARPVEAGGPVPDADVAGQVQEELSRALERGARQIRVRLEPPELGVVDIRVREIGGRLEVTLAASRPDVHQALEAGREGLRTALAASGFAVQRVEVQPGFAASGQGTLGGGQSGTGWNGGQHGFASDTGSGRWSGAPTSDRVSPGDESVRVGQLEMSGLVDTRV; from the coding sequence GTGGTACTCCCGATCTCCAGTCCGACGGTCAACGAGGGGATGCCGCGAGGGCCGGGTTCGGTCGCGCCGACGACTGGTGACGCGTTCCTGCTGCTGCTCGCGGCGTTCCTGGGACTCGGTGAGGCGGCGGCGTCGGTTGCGGACGGTGACGCGAGCGCGCCCAAGCTCGACGCTTCCGGACAGGCCGAAAGTCCGAAGAAGGTCCTGCGCGACGAGCATGACGTGTTCGCGCTGCTGGCGCTGACTGGATCCTTCCCGATCCCGGTCGGAGTACGGGCGTCACCGGTACTCGGCGAGGAAGCGTCCCTACCGTCACCAGAGGTAGCGCCAGTCGGTGTCCAGACGGTCAGTGCCGTCGGTCCTGCACAGCAGCTGGCGCAGCCGGTCACTGGCGATGGGTCACCGAGTCTCGCTCCGAGCGGAGAGCAGACGGCAACCAGCCTGGCCGAGAGCCTGGCGGCGGCCACCTCGGCGGGAGCGGGACTCGCCGAGGTGGAGGGCGCGCTGCGCGACGCCGCGCCACTGGCGGGCGTACTGGCTACCGAAGAGAGCGCAGCAGGCACCGTATCGCAGCTGCTCGGATCGGTCGCGGTCCCAGGCAAGACGGAACAGGCTAGAGTACGGACAGGACAGCCACGGCAAATCCCAGCGGAGGCAGCGGTCGGGTCGGATGCGGTGTCACAGGCTGGTCAGGTCGTCCCGCGGACGGCCAAGGTTGGTGACGCGGTGCTGATCCCCGAGCCGGCGAACCTCGAGGGGGTGCTGTCCAGGCATTCGGTCGAACCAGAGCGGGCTGCGGCTGAGGAACGGATCGGCATACTGCCGAATGCAGCGACCGTGCCGGGCATCGAACAGCGCGGGTTGGCTCGCCCCGTGGAGGCGGGGGGGCCGGTGCCCGATGCGGACGTGGCTGGGCAGGTGCAGGAAGAACTATCGCGGGCGCTGGAGCGTGGCGCGCGGCAGATCCGGGTGCGTCTGGAACCGCCGGAGCTCGGTGTGGTGGACATCCGGGTGCGGGAAATCGGCGGGCGCCTCGAGGTGACGCTGGCAGCCAGTCGACCGGACGTGCACCAGGCGTTGGAGGCTGGGCGCGAGGGGCTGCGGACAGCGTTGGCGGCGAGCGGGTTCGCTGTGCAGCGCGTCGAGGTCCAGCCAGGATTCGCGGCGAGCGGGCAGGGGACGCTGGGCGGTGGGCAGTCCGGAACGGGATGGAACGGTGGACAACACGGGTTCGCGAGCGATACCGGATCCGGCCGCTGGAGCGGCGCGCCGACGAGTGACCGGGTGAGCCCGGGAGACGAGTCGGTTCGGGTGGGCCAACTCGAGATGAGCGGCCTGGTCGATACACGGGTGTGA
- the flgB gene encoding flagellar basal body rod protein FlgB, with translation MAGTVGPIGILARTLDALALRQQVTASNVANADTPGFQAQAVRFEDLLESMLSGRFAPLPLARTDPRHIATTPVSAASVEPEVVELRGTRYRADGNNVDIEQQMGLLAETTLRYSAVSEILARRLAMLRAMASGGQGS, from the coding sequence ATGGCAGGCACGGTCGGTCCGATCGGCATCCTGGCGAGGACGCTCGATGCACTCGCTCTCCGGCAGCAGGTGACGGCGAGCAATGTGGCGAATGCCGACACGCCTGGTTTTCAGGCGCAGGCAGTGCGGTTCGAGGACCTCCTCGAATCGATGCTCAGCGGGCGATTCGCGCCGCTGCCGCTGGCGCGTACCGATCCGCGGCACATCGCTACCACGCCGGTCTCGGCTGCGAGTGTGGAGCCGGAAGTGGTCGAACTGCGTGGCACCCGGTATCGGGCCGACGGTAACAATGTCGACATCGAGCAACAGATGGGGCTCCTGGCCGAGACGACGCTGCGCTACAGCGCGGTGAGCGAGATCCTCGCCCGGCGGCTGGCGATGCTGCGGGCGATGGCGAGCGGTGGCCAAGGCAGCTAA